Proteins encoded together in one Quercus lobata isolate SW786 chromosome 3, ValleyOak3.0 Primary Assembly, whole genome shotgun sequence window:
- the LOC115980779 gene encoding uncharacterized protein LOC115980779 — MANQDQALQSSTSQSIAHRELSPMEDPRSPFFLHHGESPGAILVTQHLTEDNYPNWARAMLMALDAKNKLGFVNGSITASMAITPLEKIAWSKNNSMISSWILNSISPHITVSVIYRNTTMEVWNSLRNHFSHANGPRISQLQRLISTIMQGDATVTTFFTNLQAS, encoded by the coding sequence ATGGCAAATCAAGATCAAGCTTTGCAATCTTCTACTTCTCAATCCATTGCTCATCGTGAGCTTTCTCCAATGGAGGATCCGAGAAGTCCTTTCTTCTTGCACCATGGAGAATCACCAGGTGCAATTCTTGTCACTCAGCACTTGACAGAAGACAATTACCCTAATTGGGCTAGGGCTATGCTTATGGCATTGGATGCAAAGAACAAGCTAGGTTTTGTGAATGGTTCTATCACAGCTTCCATGGCTATTACTCCTCTGGAAAAGATTGCTTGGTCAAAGAACAATTCCATGATTTCTTCATGGATCTTGAATTCTATTTCTCCTCACATCACTGTAAGTGTAATTTACAGAAACACTACAATGGAGGTTTGGAATTCACTCAGAAACCATTTCTCACATGCCAATGGTCCACGAATTTCACAGCTTCAAAGATTGATTTCAACAATTATGCAAGGAGATGCAACAGTGACTACTTTCTTCACTAATCTTCAAGCTTCTTAG
- the LOC115980780 gene encoding secreted RxLR effector protein 161-like, with product MSSFTKLNVDSSGVEVSPTLYRSIIGSLLYLTASKPDIAFRVGVCARYQAAPKESHLTAVKRIIRYINGTPNYGLWYSKDSNACLVGYLDADWVGSVDDQKSTSVDCSYLGNNLVSWMSKKQNSVSLFTAEAEYIAAGSCCTRLLWMKKLLHDYGIPQDTMCIFCDNTSAINLSKNPIQHSKSKHIEIRYHFIWDLVEDKVVCLEFIHTDN from the coding sequence ATGAGTTCGTTTACAAAgctgaatgttgattcttctggGGTAGAAGTGAGTCCAACCTTGTATAGGAGTATCATTGGGAGTTTACTCTACCTTACAGCTAGTAAACCGGATATTGCATTTAGAGTAGGTGTTTGTGCTAGATATCAAGCTGCTCCAAAGGAATCCCACCTGACTGCAGTAAAGCGAATTATACGATATATCAATGGAACTCCAAATTATGGGTTGTGGTATTCAAAGGACTCAAATGCTTGCCTTGTCGGTTATTTAGATGCAGACTGGGTAGGAAGTGTGGATGATCAAAAGAGTACTTCAGTTGACTGCTcctaccttggtaacaatcttgtctcttggatgagcaagaaacaaaactCCGTGTCTCTCTTTACGGCAGAAGCTGAGTACATAGcagctggaagttgctgcacacGACTCCTTTGGATGAAGAAGTTACTCCATGACTACGGGATTCCTCAAGATacaatgtgtattttttgtgATAACACCAGTGCTATAAATCTCTCTAAGAACCCTATTCAACATTCAAAGTCAAAACACATTGAGATACGTTACCACTTCATCTGGGATTTGGTGGAAGATAAAGTTGTATGTCTTGAATTCATACATACAGATAATTAA